A DNA window from Methanophagales archaeon contains the following coding sequences:
- a CDS encoding 4Fe-4S dicluster domain-containing protein: MPVSLIEVYNLLPRTNCKRCGTVCMGFAARLIAMEARPEDCPLLLEPRYSYNLKQLHSILCYTDKELTGLIIDDDKCIGCGTCVVVCEENRLMSEEVLYGKGSRYEEEAVLRVEEGKVKLIDAKRCKRAFKPPEFCRACVDHCPTGALDLVAP, translated from the coding sequence ATGCCTGTATCTCTAATAGAGGTTTACAATCTCTTACCGAGAACGAACTGTAAGAGATGTGGTACAGTATGCATGGGTTTTGCAGCCAGATTGATCGCGATGGAGGCGCGACCAGAGGATTGTCCATTGCTTCTGGAGCCCAGGTACAGTTATAATTTAAAGCAACTGCATTCTATACTTTGCTATACTGATAAAGAACTCACAGGCTTGATAATAGATGATGATAAATGCATAGGCTGTGGGACGTGTGTGGTGGTATGCGAGGAGAACAGATTGATGAGTGAGGAGGTACTATATGGTAAAGGCAGCAGGTATGAGGAAGAAGCGGTGCTGAGGGTAGAGGAGGGGAAAGTAAAGTTGATAGATGCGAAGAGGTGTAAGCGAGCGTTTAAACCCCCGGAGTTCTGTCGCGCATGCGTTGACCATTGCCCAACAGGTGCACTGGATCTGGTCGCACCTTAA
- a CDS encoding DUF488 domain-containing protein — protein MKIWTVGTSNRSIEEFLHLLMAYKIEVIADVRRFPTSRYRHFKQEILKENLNRCGIEYNHIIELGGYRTGGYRRYMKTEDFETGLLQLEQLAASRNVAIMCAELLFFRCHRRFIADALTERGHTVIHIIDEQRSYEHKGRDGKQKNLYEAIRD, from the coding sequence TTGAAGATATGGACTGTCGGAACGAGTAACAGGAGTATAGAAGAGTTCTTACATCTGCTTATGGCGTATAAGATAGAAGTAATAGCGGATGTGAGGCGATTCCCAACTTCCAGGTACAGGCATTTCAAGCAGGAAATACTAAAAGAGAATTTGAATCGTTGTGGTATTGAATATAATCACATTATTGAGCTTGGGGGCTACCGAACGGGTGGTTACAGGCGATACATGAAAACAGAAGATTTTGAGACGGGTTTACTCCAGCTCGAGCAGCTCGCAGCATCAAGAAATGTTGCAATCATGTGTGCGGAACTTCTCTTCTTCCGCTGCCATCGCAGGTTCATCGCCGATGCACTTACTGAACGAGGTCATACTGTAATACACATAATAGACGAGCAGAGGAGCTACGAGCACAAAGGGCGTGATGGTAAGCAGAAGAACCTCTATGAGGCTATCAGAGATTAA